The following proteins are co-located in the Clostridiales bacterium genome:
- the dhaL gene encoding dihydroxyacetone kinase subunit L has translation MSSFKNSDGKIIVENLIKTIQENKDYLSKIDGEIGDGDHGINMNKGFTICGERISGKDFDLTESLKQLAMVLMMEIGGSMGPLYGTMFFEMSKATAGKDEIDSQIVSEMLGNAAKGIQSLGEAKVGDKTLLDTFIPALEAFNESMGEGFAAALDQMIIAAEKGKDSTIDLVAKVGRASRLGERSRGVLDAGATSCFLMLESFGKTVKELIG, from the coding sequence ATGAGCAGTTTTAAAAACAGCGACGGTAAAATCATCGTCGAAAATCTCATTAAAACAATACAGGAAAACAAGGATTATCTGAGCAAAATCGACGGTGAAATCGGCGATGGGGATCATGGCATCAATATGAATAAAGGCTTTACCATCTGTGGAGAAAGAATCAGCGGTAAGGATTTTGATTTGACCGAGAGTCTCAAACAGCTTGCCATGGTATTGATGATGGAAATCGGCGGCTCCATGGGACCCCTTTATGGCACCATGTTTTTTGAAATGTCCAAAGCTACAGCGGGCAAGGACGAAATCGACAGTCAGATCGTTTCTGAAATGCTCGGAAATGCAGCAAAAGGAATTCAGAGCCTGGGGGAAGCAAAAGTTGGTGATAAGACTTTGCTGGATACCTTTATCCCTGCCCTGGAAGCTTTCAATGAAAGCATGGGAGAAGGCTTTGCCGCTGCCCTTGATCAAATGATTATTGCTGCAGAAAAAGGAAAAGACTCCACCATTGATTTAGTTGCAAAGGTTGGAAGAGCAAGCAGATTAGGGGAGCGTTCCAGGGGAGTACTGGATGCAGGGGCTACCTCTTGTTTTCTAATGCTTGAGTCTTTTGGAAAAACAGTGAAAGAACTGATCGGCTGA
- a CDS encoding dihydroxyacetone kinase subunit DhaK: MQRIINNPDLVVEDMLKGFLKNHKDIVAETENPRVIKYVNAPAAGKVGIVTGGGSGHKPAFIGYIGKNMVDAVAVGEIFSSPTAKAFFEAFKEADGGKGIACLYGNYAGDNMNVKMAKQMAEMEGLEVKTVVANDDVASAPKEESQKRRGVAGEILMWKVGGAKAAKGGSLDEVIAAAQKAIDNTKSVGIGITPCTIPSVGKPNFQIKEGTMEVGIGHHGEPGIKVADLATADEMAQIMLDIILPDQPFESGDEVVVLLSGLGATPIMEGYIVYNKVEQILSEKGIKVHRSYVGNYFTSLEMMGVTLTLMKLDDELKELIDMEVDTMGMKQFQK; encoded by the coding sequence ATGCAAAGAATAATTAATAATCCTGATCTTGTTGTTGAAGATATGCTAAAAGGATTTTTAAAAAATCATAAAGATATCGTAGCAGAAACAGAGAATCCAAGGGTCATCAAATATGTAAATGCGCCCGCAGCCGGAAAGGTTGGAATTGTTACGGGAGGCGGTTCCGGACATAAACCTGCCTTTATCGGTTACATAGGTAAAAACATGGTAGATGCGGTTGCAGTGGGAGAAATCTTCTCATCTCCAACAGCCAAAGCTTTTTTCGAAGCATTCAAAGAAGCTGACGGAGGGAAAGGCATCGCTTGTCTTTACGGAAATTATGCCGGAGACAATATGAATGTTAAGATGGCGAAACAGATGGCAGAAATGGAAGGCCTTGAGGTTAAGACAGTCGTTGCCAATGATGATGTCGCTTCAGCTCCGAAAGAAGAATCTCAGAAAAGAAGAGGCGTAGCCGGAGAAATTCTGATGTGGAAGGTTGGCGGTGCTAAAGCTGCAAAGGGCGGAAGTCTGGACGAAGTAATCGCCGCTGCTCAGAAAGCCATCGACAACACGAAAAGCGTAGGGATTGGTATCACTCCGTGCACCATTCCTTCTGTAGGAAAGCCAAACTTTCAAATAAAAGAAGGTACTATGGAAGTAGGAATCGGTCATCACGGAGAACCTGGCATCAAGGTTGCTGATTTGGCAACTGCAGATGAGATGGCGCAGATCATGCTGGATATCATTCTGCCCGACCAGCCCTTTGAATCAGGAGATGAAGTCGTTGTACTGCTTTCCGGTCTTGGTGCCACCCCGATTATGGAAGGTTACATCGTTTACAACAAGGTGGAGCAAATTCTTTCAGAAAAGGGAATCAAAGTACACCGTTCTTATGTTGGCAATTACTTCACTTCACTGGAAATGATGGGGGTTACACTTACGCTGATGAAGCTGGATGACGAATTAAAAGAGCTCATCGACATGGAAGTGGATACCATGGGTATGAAGCAGTTTCAAAAATAG
- a CDS encoding L-ribulose-5-phosphate 4-epimerase — translation MAARYDEIKLGRLKEEVCEANLELVEKKLVIYTWGNVSGILREEGLVVIKPSGVSYDNLVPNMMVVLDLSGNVIEGNYNPSSDTPTHLELYKGFPEIGGIVHTHSTYATAWAQAKRPIECFGTTHSDYFYHEIPCTPELTPEEIGGDYETNTGKVILRTMEGRDYKAMPGILVANHGPFTWGKDPFTAVHNSVVLEELARMAYLTLTINQDITGIQGALMDKHYLRKHGQNAYYGQPADKEQKK, via the coding sequence ATGGCAGCACGATACGACGAAATTAAACTGGGCAGACTAAAAGAAGAGGTATGCGAAGCCAATCTGGAATTGGTGGAGAAAAAACTTGTGATTTATACCTGGGGGAATGTGAGTGGAATCCTTCGGGAGGAAGGTCTCGTAGTAATTAAACCAAGCGGTGTTTCCTACGATAATCTGGTTCCAAATATGATGGTAGTACTCGATCTATCGGGAAATGTGATCGAGGGCAATTACAACCCTTCATCCGATACACCAACCCATCTGGAGCTTTATAAGGGCTTCCCTGAAATCGGTGGGATCGTACATACCCATTCCACCTATGCCACAGCATGGGCACAGGCAAAAAGACCGATTGAGTGCTTTGGTACAACTCATTCAGATTATTTTTACCATGAAATTCCCTGTACGCCGGAACTGACTCCTGAGGAAATTGGTGGAGATTATGAAACCAATACGGGCAAGGTGATTCTTCGTACCATGGAAGGCCGAGATTATAAAGCAATGCCCGGTATCCTGGTGGCAAATCATGGCCCCTTTACCTGGGGTAAGGATCCCTTCACAGCGGTTCATAACAGTGTAGTTTTAGAAGAGCTGGCAAGAATGGCTTATCTGACTCTAACCATTAATCAAGACATCACCGGGATACAAGGTGCGCTCATGGATAAACATTATCTTAGGAAACACGGGCAAAACGCGTATTACGGGCAGCCGGCAGACAAGGAGCAAAAAAAATGA
- a CDS encoding sn-glycerol-1-phosphate dehydrogenase, producing MIIPENIWQAHSFECSCGQVHSQPIKDISITKGALDKLGAVKENLGETYNKGFIIIDSLLNELIGDKIKAALDQGGILYSLCLFDSPQVLPNETSIVKIMADLDDTIDFMIAVGSGAVNDLARFISSRCRIPYISIPTAASMDGYSAEVSLLVLNGIKKTLNATHPTAIYADTSILKNAPPKLVAAGFGDLICKKTAAFDWRISNLINGESYCQNTVDVVDQIVEKTANNALKISERDETAIKDLAEGLMLSGIAMHWVGKSRPAAGAEHHLAHFIGMKAMMKNHPVHLHGIEVAVMTLVMIEVYHEILSRDFRNIDINVIYENSLDKDAYEKRILEVFKDSAPQIFKENENKIFEKEAWLAHAQKVKESMPQIKEELIPRIPDAQRIISVLTSMGAPAKPEELGLTEEDLKEAILYAKEVRNKYTILDAAEYLGCLEDVAEKVAAKMSR from the coding sequence ATGATAATACCTGAAAATATTTGGCAGGCCCATAGCTTTGAATGCTCCTGCGGCCAGGTACACAGCCAGCCTATCAAGGACATCTCCATAACAAAAGGGGCCTTGGATAAGCTGGGAGCGGTGAAAGAAAATTTGGGTGAAACCTACAACAAGGGTTTCATTATAATAGACAGTCTTCTCAATGAGTTGATCGGAGATAAGATCAAAGCAGCACTGGATCAGGGCGGGATTCTTTATTCCCTCTGCCTGTTTGACTCGCCTCAGGTGCTCCCCAACGAAACCTCCATCGTAAAAATCATGGCAGATTTGGATGATACCATCGATTTTATGATTGCGGTAGGCTCGGGAGCCGTCAATGACCTTGCGAGATTCATAAGCTCCAGATGCCGCATCCCATATATTTCCATACCAACGGCAGCTTCCATGGACGGATATTCTGCTGAAGTCTCTCTTCTGGTACTGAATGGGATTAAAAAGACCTTGAACGCAACTCATCCAACGGCAATTTATGCGGATACGAGCATTTTAAAAAATGCTCCTCCAAAACTCGTTGCTGCAGGCTTCGGTGATCTGATATGCAAAAAAACAGCGGCTTTTGACTGGAGAATTTCCAATTTAATCAACGGAGAAAGTTACTGCCAAAATACAGTTGATGTAGTAGATCAAATCGTTGAAAAAACCGCAAACAATGCACTGAAAATTTCAGAGCGAGACGAAACTGCCATCAAAGACTTGGCGGAGGGGCTTATGCTCTCAGGCATTGCAATGCACTGGGTAGGAAAGTCACGGCCGGCTGCAGGTGCAGAGCATCATTTGGCTCATTTCATCGGAATGAAGGCTATGATGAAAAATCATCCGGTTCATCTCCATGGAATTGAAGTCGCAGTAATGACCCTAGTCATGATTGAAGTTTATCATGAGATCTTATCAAGAGACTTTAGGAATATTGACATCAACGTGATCTATGAAAATTCGTTGGATAAAGATGCTTATGAAAAGCGAATCCTGGAAGTGTTCAAAGATAGTGCTCCTCAGATTTTTAAGGAAAATGAAAATAAAATATTTGAAAAAGAAGCATGGCTTGCACACGCACAGAAAGTCAAAGAATCGATGCCTCAGATAAAAGAGGAGCTGATCCCGAGGATTCCTGACGCGCAGAGAATCATCAGCGTTCTTACGAGTATGGGGGCGCCTGCAAAGCCCGAAGAACTGGGCCTTACCGAGGAAGATTTGAAAGAGGCAATTCTTTACGCCAAGGAAGTCAGAAATAAATATACCATACTGGATGCGGCTGAATATCTTGGCTGCCTGGAAGATGTGGCAGAGAAAGTAGCCGCTAAAATGAGCCGATGA
- a CDS encoding methyl-accepting chemotaxis protein, with translation MEFFQDVNFMSRQHQLGAIDAIIPEEKYQGVYGEIAREINNMTAGHIDINKKATACITEFAKGNFDAEMEQLSGKKAIISEGIELLRDSVKELISQIKSMSFQHELGDIDAAIPEDTFQGAYREMVKEVNEMVASHINVKKKAMACVAEFANGNFDAELPQFPGKKAFINETIEQLRSNVRAFIAEMSNMSLQHELGDIDSVISEDRFQGAYQEMAKGVNDMVQGHISVKKKAMACVAEFAKGNFDAELEQFPGKKAFINENIELLRHHVKAFLSEMKNMSLQHELGDIDVLIPEDQFEGAYWEMAKGVNEMVKGHISVKKKAMACIAEFSKGNFDAELEQFPGKKAFINENIEALRRNLMEVNREIHTLIAASAEGRLKERADAERFQGDWYDLVQGLNGLINAIIDPIQEAADVLDELAKGNLTAAVVGKYKGDHAKIKDSLNTTLVSFRSSLTEISTASEQVAAGAKQVSDASSMLSQGATEQASAIEELSASIEEIAGKTKNNAENASLANDLAESAKSNAEQGNQQMSEMLIAMNNINSASDNISKIIKVIDDIAFQTNILALNAAVEAARAGQHGKGFAVVADEVRNLAARSANAAKETTELIEESIKIVSGGTKVANETAEALVKIVDEVAKVAGIVDGIARASNEQATGISQINMGITQVSQVVQTNSATSEESAAASEELFSQAELLKSHVGRFRLNQESSSALSLERGSFHQSMSLPDSSNFEYARY, from the coding sequence ATGGAGTTTTTCCAGGATGTGAATTTCATGAGCAGGCAGCATCAGCTTGGCGCGATCGACGCAATAATTCCAGAGGAGAAGTACCAAGGCGTCTATGGCGAGATCGCAAGAGAAATCAATAATATGACTGCAGGTCATATTGATATCAATAAAAAAGCAACGGCATGTATCACCGAATTTGCAAAGGGAAACTTTGACGCTGAGATGGAGCAGCTCTCGGGAAAAAAAGCTATCATAAGTGAAGGAATTGAACTGCTGCGGGATAGTGTTAAGGAACTCATCTCTCAGATCAAATCCATGTCTTTCCAGCATGAGCTGGGGGATATCGATGCAGCCATACCCGAAGATACATTTCAGGGCGCTTATCGTGAAATGGTCAAAGAAGTTAACGAGATGGTTGCAAGTCATATCAACGTGAAGAAAAAAGCGATGGCCTGCGTTGCTGAGTTTGCAAACGGCAACTTTGACGCTGAACTTCCGCAGTTTCCAGGCAAAAAGGCATTCATCAACGAAACCATTGAACAGCTTCGCAGTAATGTAAGAGCTTTTATTGCAGAAATGAGTAATATGTCTCTTCAGCATGAACTGGGAGATATTGATTCTGTCATATCTGAAGACAGATTTCAGGGTGCTTATCAGGAAATGGCAAAGGGTGTCAACGATATGGTACAAGGTCATATTAGTGTGAAGAAAAAGGCGATGGCATGTGTTGCGGAATTTGCAAAGGGCAATTTCGACGCGGAACTCGAGCAGTTCCCCGGCAAGAAAGCTTTTATTAACGAGAATATTGAATTGCTTCGACATCATGTAAAAGCCTTCCTCTCAGAGATGAAAAACATGTCTCTCCAGCATGAGCTTGGAGACATCGACGTTCTGATCCCCGAAGATCAGTTTGAGGGTGCGTACTGGGAGATGGCAAAGGGCGTCAATGAGATGGTCAAAGGACATATCAGTGTAAAAAAGAAGGCTATGGCATGTATCGCTGAATTTTCCAAGGGGAACTTCGATGCTGAGCTGGAACAGTTTCCAGGCAAAAAGGCCTTTATCAATGAAAATATCGAGGCGCTGAGAAGAAATCTGATGGAAGTGAACAGAGAAATACATACGCTGATTGCTGCTTCTGCAGAAGGCCGCTTGAAGGAACGCGCTGATGCAGAAAGATTTCAGGGAGATTGGTATGATTTAGTGCAAGGTTTGAATGGGCTTATTAATGCAATTATTGATCCCATACAAGAGGCAGCCGATGTTTTGGATGAGTTGGCAAAGGGGAACCTTACTGCTGCAGTCGTTGGTAAATATAAGGGAGATCATGCCAAAATTAAAGATTCGCTCAATACAACGCTCGTATCCTTCCGTTCGTCCTTGACAGAGATCAGCACTGCATCTGAACAGGTTGCAGCAGGAGCGAAACAAGTTTCTGATGCCAGCTCCATGCTGTCACAGGGAGCAACAGAGCAGGCAAGTGCCATTGAAGAGCTGTCTGCCTCTATTGAAGAGATTGCAGGGAAGACGAAAAATAATGCTGAAAATGCAAGCTTGGCCAATGATTTGGCTGAATCAGCAAAATCCAATGCAGAGCAAGGCAATCAACAGATGTCTGAGATGCTCATCGCAATGAACAACATCAACAGTGCATCTGATAACATTTCGAAAATTATCAAAGTAATTGATGATATCGCGTTCCAAACCAACATTCTAGCGCTGAACGCAGCGGTAGAAGCAGCGAGAGCAGGTCAGCACGGGAAGGGATTTGCGGTGGTTGCAGATGAAGTAAGAAATCTGGCTGCACGTTCTGCAAATGCAGCGAAAGAAACAACAGAGCTGATTGAAGAGTCCATCAAAATCGTAAGTGGCGGGACAAAGGTGGCGAACGAGACTGCAGAAGCTCTTGTCAAAATAGTTGATGAGGTAGCAAAGGTTGCTGGGATTGTTGATGGGATCGCCAGAGCATCCAACGAGCAAGCCACAGGGATTTCTCAGATCAATATGGGAATCACACAGGTGTCACAGGTCGTCCAGACAAACTCAGCCACATCAGAGGAAAGTGCTGCGGCCAGTGAAGAACTCTTTAGCCAAGCGGAACTTCTGAAATCTCATGTGGGAAGATTTCGGTTGAATCAAGAAAGTTCATCGGCATTGTCCCTCGAACGGGGAAGTTTTCATCAGTCCATGAGCCTGCCTGATTCAAGCAATTTTGAGTATGCAAGGTATTAA
- a CDS encoding L-fuculose-phosphate aldolase has translation MLMRDEREAIVEYCIKLIEHGLTKGTGGNISVFDREKKIMAISPGGMDYYKTKPEDVVVMDLDGTIVDGNRKPSSEYLLHKIFYERREDCNSVVHCHSMFSAVLACLRWPIPATHYMIALAGKDVRCAEYATFGTQQLAENAFEAMKDRNAALMGNHGLLAVAPDLPNAFNIAEEIEFCAEIYYRGKCVGEPVVLSDAEMELMLLRFQQYSKVNK, from the coding sequence ATGTTAATGAGAGATGAACGAGAAGCCATTGTTGAATATTGTATTAAACTGATTGAGCATGGACTAACAAAAGGAACCGGCGGTAACATCAGCGTATTTGATCGGGAAAAAAAGATCATGGCGATATCTCCGGGTGGTATGGATTATTATAAAACGAAGCCGGAAGATGTTGTGGTCATGGATCTTGACGGAACGATCGTTGACGGCAACAGAAAGCCATCCAGCGAATATCTTCTCCATAAAATATTTTATGAGAGAAGAGAAGATTGTAATTCTGTAGTCCACTGCCATTCCATGTTCTCGGCTGTGCTGGCATGCCTAAGATGGCCAATCCCAGCAACCCATTACATGATCGCACTTGCAGGAAAAGACGTCAGGTGTGCCGAATATGCAACCTTCGGAACCCAGCAGCTTGCAGAAAATGCCTTCGAGGCTATGAAGGACAGAAATGCGGCACTCATGGGAAATCACGGCCTGCTGGCAGTAGCACCGGATCTGCCCAATGCCTTTAATATTGCAGAAGAAATTGAATTCTGTGCAGAAATCTATTATAGAGGTAAATGTGTCGGCGAGCCTGTGGTACTCTCCGATGCGGAAATGGAGCTTATGCTGTTGAGATTTCAACAGTATAGCAAAGTTAATAAGTAG
- a CDS encoding carbohydrate kinase, whose translation MFYLGIDAGTTCIKAAIVSEEGIFIDSATEDVNLFMPSEDACELDMILLWESLCRLLRKLSKNNSASFSKIAGIGITGQGDGLWAIDKEGNPVRNAILWNDTRTKHLKLINKEEIDGICIKNDANPLYAGSNIHILRWMKEYEPEYLARIHKIFHCKDWLNYKLTGEACSDDSDMTTALMNLKQRKFSEEILDALELSDFMELFATPKASTEIIGFVTEEASAQTGLRRGIPVIAGAIDVAAVAVGLGAVKTGDTCIIVGTTLANQTIIEESDIDFDKGLIFSHIPKDQFVCTMPTLSGAAAIDWVKKLLYPGQTYDEIEQIINRVPIGSRGVIYHPYLQGERAPFRNPFAAGSFFGLKSTHGKEELMRAAFEGIAMSLCDCFTSLPKTNDRVYISGGASKNDSFCQMAADSLGKTMVRGQGKEAGIKGIVSVVKVALGHEKEFAPTEQSIDKEFLANQEQHEKYQGMFRLFQNLRYDYEEHWLQRNNLYKEKS comes from the coding sequence TTGTTTTATTTAGGCATAGACGCTGGAACCACCTGTATCAAGGCGGCAATCGTATCGGAAGAAGGTATTTTTATCGATTCGGCGACGGAGGATGTGAACCTGTTCATGCCTTCAGAGGACGCATGCGAGTTGGATATGATCCTGCTCTGGGAAAGCCTCTGCCGGCTGCTGCGAAAGTTGTCGAAAAACAATTCCGCGAGCTTCAGTAAAATAGCTGGGATTGGAATAACTGGCCAGGGGGACGGCTTGTGGGCGATCGACAAAGAGGGAAACCCAGTACGGAATGCGATTCTTTGGAACGACACAAGAACAAAGCATTTAAAGCTTATTAACAAGGAAGAAATAGACGGAATCTGCATAAAGAACGACGCGAATCCCCTTTATGCAGGTTCCAACATCCATATTTTACGTTGGATGAAGGAATATGAGCCAGAGTATCTTGCTAGAATCCACAAGATTTTTCATTGTAAGGATTGGCTGAATTATAAGCTGACAGGAGAAGCGTGCAGTGATGATTCCGATATGACGACTGCACTGATGAACCTTAAGCAGCGAAAATTTTCCGAAGAGATTCTTGATGCATTGGAGCTATCTGATTTCATGGAGCTTTTTGCCACACCGAAAGCATCCACAGAAATCATCGGTTTCGTCACCGAAGAAGCTTCTGCACAAACGGGTCTGAGAAGGGGAATACCGGTCATCGCAGGTGCCATAGACGTTGCGGCAGTTGCTGTTGGCCTTGGAGCGGTGAAGACCGGGGATACCTGCATCATAGTAGGTACAACATTGGCCAATCAGACCATCATTGAAGAATCAGATATCGATTTTGATAAAGGTCTGATCTTTTCTCATATTCCAAAGGATCAATTTGTATGTACGATGCCGACACTGAGCGGAGCCGCCGCCATCGATTGGGTAAAAAAACTTCTCTATCCAGGCCAGACCTACGATGAGATTGAACAGATCATCAATCGAGTACCCATCGGCAGCCGCGGCGTGATCTATCACCCCTATCTTCAGGGCGAAAGGGCACCATTCCGCAATCCCTTCGCTGCAGGAAGCTTCTTTGGCTTAAAATCTACCCATGGCAAAGAAGAATTAATGAGAGCTGCATTTGAAGGCATCGCAATGTCTCTTTGTGACTGCTTTACATCTCTTCCCAAGACCAATGACAGGGTTTACATTTCCGGTGGTGCGTCCAAAAACGATTCCTTCTGTCAAATGGCAGCGGATAGCCTTGGAAAAACCATGGTAAGAGGTCAGGGAAAAGAGGCTGGTATCAAGGGGATTGTATCTGTGGTAAAAGTTGCACTCGGTCATGAAAAGGAGTTTGCACCGACGGAGCAGTCCATCGACAAAGAGTTTTTGGCCAATCAGGAACAGCACGAAAAATATCAAGGTATGTTCCGGCTATTTCAAAATCTAAGATATGATTATGAGGAGCACTGGCTTCAAAGAAACAATCTGTATAAGGAGAAATCATGA
- a CDS encoding oxidoreductase: MKILTVTDLFIKKEVVETALREKLCHIENLQIENFSVDFPITPLQYSDGEVTEFVGSEEDIIERISDVDHLVVHTSPITKRVLEHAKQLKSISVTRGGAINVNIEAATKMNLPVFNTPGRNSSAVAEFTVGLFIAETRNIARSHETTRQGKWIDDYYMYDKTEYELSSKVIGLMGYGNIGEKVCKLLSGFGCKVLVYDPYISQVESNAELVALDTLLTEADILSLHMRVTPETTGMINMEFMKKMKPSAILVNTARGPLVNYSDLYEALTSGIIARAALDTFESEPIAEEDPLLKLDNVTLTNHIAGASRNAVKISAEIMAEDLNAFLEGREVKNLVNKDYDK; the protein is encoded by the coding sequence ATGAAAATCCTGACCGTAACCGATTTATTCATAAAGAAAGAGGTTGTGGAAACAGCTCTAAGAGAAAAACTCTGCCATATTGAAAATCTACAGATCGAAAATTTTTCTGTTGATTTTCCCATAACTCCTCTTCAATACAGCGACGGAGAGGTGACGGAATTCGTTGGCAGTGAAGAAGATATTATCGAGCGGATCAGCGATGTAGATCATCTTGTGGTTCATACCTCTCCCATCACCAAAAGGGTACTGGAACATGCAAAGCAACTAAAATCCATATCCGTCACAAGGGGCGGTGCGATCAACGTGAATATTGAGGCTGCAACGAAAATGAACCTTCCAGTCTTCAACACGCCAGGTAGAAATTCTTCCGCAGTGGCTGAATTTACAGTTGGTCTATTTATCGCTGAGACGAGGAATATTGCCAGAAGTCACGAGACCACACGCCAGGGAAAGTGGATCGATGATTATTATATGTATGACAAGACGGAATATGAACTTTCCAGTAAGGTAATCGGTCTCATGGGTTATGGAAATATAGGCGAAAAGGTATGCAAACTTCTCAGCGGGTTTGGGTGTAAGGTTTTGGTCTATGATCCCTATATCAGTCAAGTTGAGAGCAATGCAGAGCTTGTAGCTCTGGATACACTGCTGACTGAGGCGGATATCTTATCCTTACATATGAGAGTGACTCCAGAGACCACGGGGATGATCAACATGGAATTTATGAAGAAAATGAAACCTTCTGCGATTCTGGTCAACACTGCAAGGGGACCTCTGGTTAACTACAGCGACCTTTATGAAGCGCTCACAAGCGGGATCATCGCAAGAGCCGCATTGGATACATTTGAGTCGGAACCTATCGCAGAGGAGGATCCACTGCTGAAGCTGGATAATGTAACTCTGACAAATCATATCGCAGGCGCCTCAAGAAACGCAGTGAAAATATCCGCCGAGATCATGGCCGAAGATCTGAATGCCTTCCTTGAGGGCAGGGAAGTAAAAAACTTGGTCAATAAGGATTACGATAAGTAA
- the araB gene encoding ribulokinase gives MGTKYTLGIDFGTLSARALLVDIVSGKEIATALFEYPHGVMDTCLPDGTTKLMPDFALQHPQDYIDAIKVTINEIITKTGVDSADIVGICSDFTECTMLPVDQSGTPLCFQDHYKNNPHSYVKLWKHHAAQEEANKLNQVAADRKEAFLPRYGGKISSEWMFPKIWQILDEDPQLYHDTAKFMELADWITMQFTGEERKNSCTAGYKAIWHKQEGFPSKEFFKILHPDLENIIEEKFNPSVYPIGSLAGYVTKEAAQLTGLKEGTVVAVGIGDAHAAVPAVGITEPGKMLAIMGTSTCHMMLGEKEVMVPGMCGVVEDGIIAGYYGYEAGQSCVGDHFQWFRENCVPEAYEREAAEKGIGIFDLLNEKAEKLQPGESGLLALDWWNGNRSVLVDVDLTGLMIGMTLATKPEEIYRALIEATAFGTKMIIETFQEYGVPVEEFYAAGGISEKNPLMMQIYSDIINMEIKIGASPQAPALGAAIFAAVAAGKKRGGYDDIYTAANVMGKVKDFSYTPVKENVPVYEKLYEEYKKLHDYFGRGENTVMKRLKKIKENAYYVNER, from the coding sequence ATGGGTACAAAATATACTCTGGGCATCGATTTTGGAACACTGTCAGCAAGGGCGTTATTGGTTGATATTGTTTCCGGTAAGGAAATCGCTACGGCTCTGTTTGAATATCCTCACGGAGTCATGGATACCTGTTTGCCCGACGGCACTACAAAACTAATGCCTGATTTTGCGCTGCAGCATCCTCAGGATTACATCGATGCGATCAAAGTTACCATCAATGAAATCATAACCAAGACCGGTGTTGACAGCGCGGATATTGTAGGGATCTGCAGTGATTTTACAGAGTGCACCATGTTACCCGTCGATCAAAGCGGCACTCCGCTTTGTTTTCAGGATCATTACAAAAACAATCCCCATAGCTATGTGAAGTTGTGGAAACACCACGCGGCGCAGGAGGAAGCAAATAAATTGAATCAAGTTGCTGCGGACAGGAAGGAAGCTTTTTTGCCCCGCTATGGAGGTAAAATTTCTTCTGAATGGATGTTTCCTAAAATATGGCAGATATTAGATGAAGATCCGCAGCTCTATCATGATACCGCTAAATTTATGGAACTCGCTGACTGGATTACCATGCAGTTTACAGGTGAAGAACGGAAAAACAGCTGTACTGCAGGATATAAGGCCATTTGGCATAAACAAGAGGGCTTTCCTTCGAAAGAGTTCTTCAAAATCCTGCATCCCGACCTGGAAAACATCATTGAAGAGAAATTCAATCCTTCCGTCTATCCCATTGGAAGTCTGGCAGGATACGTGACGAAAGAAGCTGCCCAATTAACGGGACTTAAGGAAGGTACCGTTGTAGCTGTGGGGATCGGTGATGCACATGCTGCTGTTCCTGCAGTAGGAATTACGGAGCCCGGAAAAATGCTTGCTATTATGGGGACCTCCACCTGCCACATGATGCTTGGAGAGAAAGAGGTCATGGTGCCGGGAATGTGCGGGGTTGTAGAAGACGGCATCATTGCAGGGTATTATGGTTATGAAGCAGGCCAGTCCTGCGTGGGTGATCATTTCCAATGGTTTAGAGAAAACTGTGTACCGGAAGCATATGAGAGGGAAGCTGCAGAGAAAGGAATCGGAATTTTTGATCTTCTGAATGAGAAGGCTGAGAAGCTTCAGCCCGGTGAGTCGGGACTTCTGGCTTTGGACTGGTGGAACGGAAACCGTTCTGTTTTGGTTGACGTTGACCTTACTGGTTTGATGATAGGAATGACGCTGGCTACAAAACCAGAAGAAATTTATCGTGCACTGATAGAAGCTACCGCCTTTGGTACTAAAATGATCATAGAAACCTTTCAAGAATATGGTGTTCCTGTCGAAGAATTCTATGCAGCAGGAGGAATTTCGGAGAAAAATCCCTTGATGATGCAAATTTATTCTGACATTATAAACATGGAGATCAAAATCGGCGCTTCACCTCAGGCACCTGCTTTAGGAGCTGCAATTTTCGCAGCTGTAGCAGCAGGTAAGAAAAGAGGCGGATATGATGATATTTATACCGCAGCAAACGTCATGGGGAAGGTCAAAGATTTTTCCTACACCCCCGTTAAAGAGAACGTGCCAGTTTATGAAAAACTATATGAAGAATATAAGAAACTGCATGATTACTTTGGCAGAGGAGAGAATACCGTGATGAAGCGGTTGAAAAAGATAAAGGAGAATGCCTATTATGTTAATGAGAGATGA